The Streptomyces achromogenes DNA segment CCTGCCATCAGCACAACGCCCACCACCTGATTCGACGCGTCTCGTCCCGGACTCGACCTGCTCGTGTCCTACGCGGTCACCGTACCCGCAACCGCGCTTCCGCTACCTGCACAACGGGCCGGGCACCTCGTCAGTGCCCGGCCCGTGTCCGTATGTCGTCTTCCGCCGTGTCCGTCCCGGCCGTCGGTCTCACTTGGCGGGAGGCGTCGTCTTCTTCGCGGCGGGCTTGCGCACCGGGGCCTTCCGGGCGACGGGCTTCTTCGCCGCGGCGGTCTCGGACCGGGCCTCGGCGGGAGCGGTCTTCGGCTCGTCGGTCCGGAGCTGGACCGGCTCGGGCTTCGGCGCCGTCTTCGGCTCGGCGTTCGGCTCGACCGCGATGGCGAGCTCCTCGATCTCCTCGGCGGCCTCGCCACGCCAGGTCTTCACGGCCTGCTCGCCGTGCTCGGCGACCTTCTCGTAGGTCTCACGGGCCTTGACGGCGTACTCGGCGGCGACGCCGACACCGCGCAGGGCGAGGTCCTGGGCGGACTCGCCGAGCTTCTTCAGGTCGGCGTCGAGGGTGCTGCCGATCTTCTTGATGTCACCGTCGAGGGTGCTGATGAAGTCGGTGACCTTGGCCTGGAGGGACTCCTGCGCCTCCTTGGCGCGGGCGGTCGCCTCCTTGGCGCGGGCCGTCGCCTCCTTGGCGCGGGCGTTGGCCTTCTCCTGCACGGACTTCGGGTCGGTGTTGCGGACGGCCTCGAAACGCGCCGGGGCCTCGGTGCGCAGCTGCTCCACCAGACCCGGCACCTTCTTCGCCTGCTGGAGAGCCAGGTCGGCGGTGCCCGCGGCGAAGTAGAGCGGAGTCGGGTCGCTGAAGGTCTTGCGCAGGTCGTCGGTGATGGCCATGGTGAGGGTCCTCCCGGATTCACATTCGTCTGTGTTCGTCTGTGGGTCGTGCGCGCCGAGTACGCCCGAGTACGTCGTCCTCGGCTGAGGATCGTGCGGTTCCGCAGCGGTGCGGCCGGTCCCCTGGTCCGGTCAGCCGGCCGACTGCTGCGGGTCGACGTCGCCTCCGTGGGCCCCGAGGCCCGTTCCGTCCGCGCGGCCGTCGTCGCTCCCGATCCCGTTCTCCCTGCGGAAGGACTCGTAGATCTGGAGCAGCGCCTGCTTCTGGCCCTCGGTCAGGGTGGGATCGGCGAGGATGACCGCCCGGGTCTCGACCTCGTCCCGGTCCCGCTCCGCGTCGAGGATGCCGGCCCGCACGTACAGCGTCTCGGCGGAGATCCGCAGGGCCTTGGCGACCTGCTGCAGCACCTCCGCGCTCGGCTTGCGCAGCCCGCGCTCGATCTGGCTCAGATACGGATTGGACACCCCGGCGGCGTCGGCGAGCTGCCGGAGCGACAGCTGCGCGTTGCGCCGCTGCTCGCGCAGGTAGTCACCGAGATTGCCGACGTTGAGCGATGCCATGCCTCCACCTTGCACCACCCCCGCTAACTATTGCAAGCACCTGCTTGCAAAAGTGCGCCGTGTCACTCCGCGCCAACGACGACCCACTCGCTGCCCGGCTGTCCGCGGAGACGGTGACCCGGCCAGGCAGGGAACCGTGATCGCTCAGCTTTTCTGGGAACGGACAGCGCTCTCGCGTTGGGCGGTCAGGATGGCTGGACCTGGTCGAAGAAGGCGAGGGCTTCGGCGGGGTCCGGGCTCACGAGGCGCTCCAGGCCTGCCGTCGTGATCTTCGCCCACCTTCCGGCCCGCTCCCACATCCGTTCCTCGAAGGCGCGGACGGCGTCGTCCAGATCCTCGGGGCCGGCGGCGATGGACTCCGCGAGTTCGGCGCCTTCCAGCATCGCGAGGTTCGCGCCCGCCCCCAACGGCGGCATCAGGTGGGCGGCGTCGCCCAGCAGCGTCACCCCGGGGACATGGGTCCAGGTGTGGGACACGGGCAGGATGTGAAGGGGGCGGTGGACGAACACGGTGCCGCGGTGGAGGAGGTCGAGGACGGGAGCGGCCCAGCCGTCGAACAGGGCCAGCAGGCTCGAGCGCACGGCCACGGCGTCGGCCGTGTCCAGGTTCGTGTGCCAGTCCAGCGACGCGCGGAACTTGGCGTACACCTTGACGTGGCCGCCGCTGTTGCGCTGGGCGACGAGGGAGCGGTTCACGCCGTACACGGCCACGGAACCGTCGCCGATCAGCCGGGCGAGGTCGGGATGCCGGGTGTCGACGTCGTCGAGGGAGGTCTCGACCGTGGTGACGCCGGTGTAGTGCGGCGTCACCGGCGAGACCGCCGGGCGGACTCGGGACCAGGCGCCGTCAGCGCCGACCACGAGGTCGAACGTCTCCTGTCGCCCGTCCGTGAAATGGACCCGTACGCCGTCCCCGGTCCCTGGCACCACCTGCGTCACGCCCCGCCCCCACTGGACGTCGAGCGGGCCGAGCAGCAGGTCACGGAGTTGCCCGCGGTCGATCTCGGGGTTGGCCCGGTCGTCCGGACGGGGTCGCCAGTCGCGCAGGACGGTCCCGGTCGTGTCCAGGATGCGCATGGCCTGCCCCTCGGAACGGGACAGCTCCTGGAACTCCGCCATCAGCCCCGCCTTGTCCAATGCGAGCTGGCCCAGCCCTGCGTGCAGGTCCAGCGTGCCGCCCGGGGGGCGGGCGTCGGGGGCGGGGTCGCGTTCGAGGACGGTGACCGGGTGACCATGGCGGTGCAGGACGCGGGCGAGGGTGAGGCCGCCGGGACCCCCGCCGACCACTGCGATGCGATGTCTCATGCCGATACACTGTATTGACACATGACGATGTATCGCAAGAGTACGGTGTGACCATGACTGTGTGGGACCGGCCGGAGCCGCCGACTCGACCCGTGCCGCTCGACCGGGAGCGGATCGTCGCCGCCGCCGTCGCGCTGGCCGACGCGGGCGGCCTGGAGGCGGTGTCCCTCCGCAAGGTCGCCGCCCGGCTGAACGCCGGCCCGATGCGGCTGTACGGATACATCTCCACCAAGGAGGAGTTGTTCGACCTCATGGTGGACGAGGTCCAGGCCGAGATCCTCCCCGAGGAGAAGCCCGGCGACTGGCGGGAGACACTGCGCGTCCTCGCTCACCGCACCAGGCGGGCCGCTCTCCGTCACGAATGGCTGGCCGACCTGCTCGGCGGCCGCCCGGCCCTGGGCCCGAACGGCCTCGCCGTGACCGAGGCCACGCTGGCCGCCCTCGACGGCCTCGCCGACGTCGACACCGTCATGCGGGCGGTGGAGACCGTCAGCGCCTACTTCACCGGCGCGATCAGGCGCGAGATCGCGAACCTGCGGGCCGAGCGTGCCACGGGCCTGTCCAAGCGCGACTGGCAGCGCGCCTCCGGGCCGCATGTCACGAGAATGCTGGCCACAGGCCGCTTCCCGGCGCTGGCCAAGGCCGTGCACGACGGCACGGACATGGACGCCGAGGCAACGTTCGCGACCGGCCTGGACTGGGTTCTCGACGCCGTGGCCGCCAAACTCGCCCGGCCGCCGGCGTGACGCCCGGCTCCGGCCGAATCCGCGCGGGGCTCGGGTTTCGGACGGTAGTGCCACCACAGGCCGCGCGGTCCATGCCACCACAGGCCGCGCGGTCTTGGACCGGAACCCCTTTCCCCGCACCGCACATCCAGAGACCTATCGGGAGTAACCCTGTGGCACGCCTGTGGGAACTGCAGGAAAGCATCGTCGTCGACGCTCCCCGCGCAGAGGTGTACGCGGCGCTGTCCCATCTGCGGAACATGGGCAGATGGAGCCCGGAATGCTTCTACGTGTGGCATCGCGGCACGACGGCACGCGAAGGAACCGGATTCGTGGGGTTCAACCGCAAGGGCCTTCTCGTGTGGTTCACGACCTGCCGGGTCACCGTGGCCGACGCGCCCCACGAGTTCGCGTTCCGGGTCAGCACCTTCGGCCTGCCCGTGGCCCTGTGGGGCTACCGGCTCGAGCCGGAGGGTGACGGGACCCTCGTCACCGAGTACTGGCAGGACCTGCGGAGCGGGGCCGGTTCGCGCGTCACGGAGCTGCTCGGACTCCTGTTCACCGGCACCCGCCCCGAGGCCCGTGCGGCGGCCAACCGGGCTGGCATGCGCAC contains these protein-coding regions:
- a CDS encoding TetR/AcrR family transcriptional regulator; amino-acid sequence: MTVWDRPEPPTRPVPLDRERIVAAAVALADAGGLEAVSLRKVAARLNAGPMRLYGYISTKEELFDLMVDEVQAEILPEEKPGDWRETLRVLAHRTRRAALRHEWLADLLGGRPALGPNGLAVTEATLAALDGLADVDTVMRAVETVSAYFTGAIRREIANLRAERATGLSKRDWQRASGPHVTRMLATGRFPALAKAVHDGTDMDAEATFATGLDWVLDAVAAKLARPPA
- a CDS encoding helix-turn-helix domain-containing protein, with protein sequence MASLNVGNLGDYLREQRRNAQLSLRQLADAAGVSNPYLSQIERGLRKPSAEVLQQVAKALRISAETLYVRAGILDAERDRDEVETRAVILADPTLTEGQKQALLQIYESFRRENGIGSDDGRADGTGLGAHGGDVDPQQSAG
- a CDS encoding FAD-dependent oxidoreductase, producing the protein MRHRIAVVGGGPGGLTLARVLHRHGHPVTVLERDPAPDARPPGGTLDLHAGLGQLALDKAGLMAEFQELSRSEGQAMRILDTTGTVLRDWRPRPDDRANPEIDRGQLRDLLLGPLDVQWGRGVTQVVPGTGDGVRVHFTDGRQETFDLVVGADGAWSRVRPAVSPVTPHYTGVTTVETSLDDVDTRHPDLARLIGDGSVAVYGVNRSLVAQRNSGGHVKVYAKFRASLDWHTNLDTADAVAVRSSLLALFDGWAAPVLDLLHRGTVFVHRPLHILPVSHTWTHVPGVTLLGDAAHLMPPLGAGANLAMLEGAELAESIAAGPEDLDDAVRAFEERMWERAGRWAKITTAGLERLVSPDPAEALAFFDQVQPS
- a CDS encoding SRPBCC family protein, with amino-acid sequence MARLWELQESIVVDAPRAEVYAALSHLRNMGRWSPECFYVWHRGTTAREGTGFVGFNRKGLLVWFTTCRVTVADAPHEFAFRVSTFGLPVALWGYRLEPEGDGTLVTEYWQDLRSGAGSRVTELLGLLFTGTRPEARAAANRAGMRTTLLRLRQTVTA